The window GCATAATATGGGGAATCACACCTTCAAAGCCTGTTTCGTCACTACCATTAAGAATAACATTTTTGACTTTATTGGGTAAATTTTTCCAAGGTGTCTTTAAGTCAAAATTATAAGTATCGGCTAAATCTTGAAGTTGGGATAAAAACCAGTGGCCTGTCACTTCGCCCCAAGGTGCAATCGCACCATCAGTAATACTTTGATGGGGATTAGCAATAACCCGCTCAACATCTACTTCCATTTTAATCCCTAAGCCATGACATACAGAACAGGCACCATAAGGTGCATTAAAAGAGAATAGTCTGGGTGAAATCTCTCCATAACTAAATCCGCAATCAACGCAAGCAAACGCACTGGAAAAGATTCGCTCCTCTTTATTATTAACTAAAACCATACACAATCCTTGACCTTCTTTTAATGCCAATTCTACAGATTCAGCAATGCGCTTGCGCAAAGCGACATCAGCCTGAGTAACGGTCAATCGGTCAATAACAATTTCAATATTATGTTTCTGGTATTTGGCTAATGTAGGTACTTGTTCAATCTCATAGATTTTATCATCAACGCGCACGCGTAAAAATCCTTTGCGCTTGATTTTATCCAATAAATCCAAATATTCACCTTTTCGGCCTCTAACAACTGGTGCTAAAATTACGATTGGTGTGTTAGATTGAATTGAGAGTATATTGTCAACAATTTGGTCAACAGTCTGCGAAGTTATCGGTTTTTGACATTCTGGGCAATAGGGAATGCCAATGCGAGCAAATAAGACTCTTAAATAATCATAGATTTCAGTAACTGTGCCCACAGTAGAACGAGGATTTTTAGCCGCGGTTCGTTGTTCAATAGCAATTGCTGGTGATAAACCGGTAATATAATCGACATCTGGTTTGTCCAGCATACCTAAAAATTGTCGCGCATAAGCAGATAAAGATTCAATATACCGTCTTTGACCTTCAGCATAAATTGTATCAAAGGCTAAAGACGATTTTCCCGAGCCAGAAATGCCGGTAATAACCACCAATTTGTTACGCGGTATTTTTACATTGATATTTTTTAGATTATGGACACGGGCACCTTTAACAAAGATATAGTCGTTTCTCATTTTGCATTAATAACAATTATAATGCTGATTTATTGGTTTTTCAAGATAAGAGAGTTGTAATGGATAGTATATGTAGTTCTTCATAAATATAACCAACAAGGAAGACGAAGGTTTAGGAAGAAAAAAGAATGCGCACAAAATTCTTGACCTTACGGGTTGTTTTAGCAAATTTCAGCCTTTACAACTTGTTATCAGAACTTATAATTTAATAAGTTTTATGAAGTTTTTAGTTGATTTTATGCTGGGAAAACTGGCACGAGAATTAAGAATGCTTGGTTTTGATGTTAAATATATCCAGCCTAATAGTCCGTTAGTATTATTACAAATTGCCAAAACTGAAAATAGAACTATCCTTTCTCGCAATACAAAACTTAAAGACTATCCAGAAGTCTTGTTTATTGAGAGTGAGATTCCGCACGAACAAATCAAAAGGGTATTGAAACAATTTAATCTTGAGAAAGAGATAAGACCTTTTAGTCGTTGTATTGTTTGTAACGAATTACTACAGTCTATAGATAAACCAGAAGTCAAAGGTCGGGTACCTTTCTTTGTTTTTCAGACCCAAAAGGATTTTTCAGTCTGTCCGCAGTGTCAAAAAATTTACTGGCGAGGTAGCCATTGGAAAAATATGCAGCAAAGAATAAAGAAGATATTGAAGTAAATTAGCGAATAATAGATTTTAATGCTTTTTCTGGGTCAAGGTTTTCTATTTTATTGCCGGTAAATTTTATAATTTCAAAGTGTAAGTGGGGTGCAGTTGATTTTCCTGAAGTGCCCACATACCCAATAATTTCACCTGGATTAACTGGTTCATTCTTGTTTTTCACTGTTTTGTAAAGATGTCCATAGAATGTTTTGTAGCCGTCGCCGTGGTCAAGTTTAATATAATTGCCATAAAATGTATCATAACCAACTGCTTCTACAACCCCATAGCCAACCGCAAAGACCGGCATTCCTAATTGAGTTGCCAAATCAATACCTTGATGGGTGCTACTAAAGCGTCGGGAAATGATATAACCCGTAGTTGGTGCATTCTGAAATTTTATTGGAGAGATTTGTTTTTCTGGTGTCCGATAGGGTTGATAGTTCTCTTCTAAAGAGGACAAATCAATCGGTGGCGGATTTTTATCCGCACCAAGCATCCGAGCGATTTTCGCTCGTTCCAGTTCTAAGTCATTGAGTCTTTTCTGAAGTTCTACAACTTTTTTATTCTCATTTTCCAGTTGAATATTACGATTATAAAGATAACGGATAGTTAAATTTTGTTGGTTGGTATAATGAAGTAAGTATATTCCTAATATAGCGAAAATTACTAATATACCTAAACCAATAAGTATTAGTCGAATCTCAAATAGAGAGAACCGATGCTGATAATGTTTCTTTTTATAAAGAGGTGTAATAATAATCTCTACCATCCGCTTCATAATCAGTTAAACTCTGATTTTATACTCTTGTATTATTGTTGGTAAATATCTGTATTATTGTTGGCAAATATCAGAAAGCCTGTCTTTCGCCCATTATTAATTTAACTAAACGAGTTAAGTCATCATCAGAATAAAATTCAATGACAACAGTGCCTTTCTGAGCAGTCTTGTTAATACGAACGCGTGTTCGTAAGTATTCCTGTAATTTTTCTTCAATATCTGTAATATGAATATCTTTTTCCCTTATAGTTGCAGATGTTTTTGCTGTTCGGACGCGCGACTTTTTTTGAGGATAACAGAGTTCTTCTACTTGTCGGACTGATAAACCCTCACGAACGATTCTTTCGCACAGCATTTCTTGTGCTTTTCTTTCCGAGAGCGCCAAAAGTGCTCGGGCATGGCCAGTAGTGATTTTACCTTGTCGCAGATAATTCTGAACTGAGTCCGGTAAAGTTAGCAGTCTTAAAGCATTAGTAATGGTCGAACGGTCTTTACCGACTTTTTCCGCAATCATCTCATGCGTCATTCCAAAATCTTCAACTAACCTTTTGTAACCTCGGGCTTCTTCAATAGGATTTAAATCTGTGCGTTGAATATTTTCAATCAGCGCCCACTCCAGCATTTCGGTTTCGGAAATCTCTTTAACAATTGTCGGTATTTCGGTTAAGCCTGCTGCTCGTGCCGCACGCAAACGTCTCTCACCAACCACAAGTTCATAAGTGATTTGGTCAGAACTTACCTGACGACGGGTCCTGACAATTATTGGTTGTAAGATACCTTTTTCTTTTATTGACGTAATTAAATCTGATAAATCTTCCTCAGGATTTTCTCGAGGCTGATAAGGATTAGGCAAAATTTCGTTGATCGGTAGATAATTAACTTCATTCGGTTCTGCGATTGGTTTTTCCGATACCTGAGGAATAAGTGCAGAAATACCTTTACCTAAAACTTTTTTCATAACCTTATCCTTCTGGCTTACAAACTGTTGAAATGTTTGTCGGATTATTATTTTTCATATGTGCTGACATTCGAGTGAGAAATTCTTGAACTAAATTACGATAAGCAGTTGCTGCCGAGGAGTTGTTATCATATTGAAAAATACTTTTACCAAAACTGGGTGCTTCGGCTAACCGAACCGAACGCGGAATAGTTGTTTCGTATACTTTGTCCGCAAAAAACTTTCTCACTTCTTCTGCAACCTGTTGGGAGAGATTAAGATGTTTAGAATACATTGTTAATACGACCCCTTCAATCTCAAGATTGTGATTAAGACTTTTTTTGACCAAATTAATCGTTTCTAACAATCGAACAATACCTTCTAAAGCATAATATTCACACTGGACTGGAATGATAATTCGGTCAGCAGCAACTAACCCATTAATCGTGATTAATCCTAATGATGGCGGACAGTCAATGATAATAAACGAATAAGAATCTCGTAAAGTATCAAGCGCTTGTTTTAGTCGCATCTCTCTTCCGAATAAGTTTACTAATTCTACCTCAGCACCAGCCAAAGCAATACTTGAAGGCAGTAAATCAAAATTCGGATTAATGTTGATACAAGCATCTTTTGCTTTATTAGCATCAATCAGAATATCATAGACCGACAATTTCACTGAGTTGCGGGCAACTCCTAAACCAGAGGTAGAATGGGCTTGCGGGTCGATATCAACTAAAAGTACTTTATGTTCTTCTTGGGCTAAGGCTGAACAAAAATTAATTGCAGTAGTCGTTTTTCCAACACCACCTTTTTGATTAGCAATACCAATTATTAATGCTGGTGCATTCATAGATTCAGCCATATATTAACTTAATAAGAATTTTAGAAAATGTCAAGTGTCTCATCTAAAGAGGTAATCTTTACCACAGTACACAAAGGACACTGGGCTTTCTCAAGACAAATTAGAATCTTAAATACGACAATTTTATTAAACGCAAAGAAGAACAGAGTTCTTCTAATCTAAAACAAAAAAATAGGGCGGAGCCCCACTTCCGCCCTACGGAGTATGGGTATGTTGTGGGAGTTAAGGGAGTGTTAGTTTCACTGTCATATAATTAATTATACTAAAAAATCGTAAAAAGTAAAGACCCTTTGTTAAATTATCTGCGTTTAACTTAATACTATAGGTGCCGACATCGTGATATTTTTCAACAAGAGTTTTTACTAATTTGCCAGTTGCATCATAAAGTTTTATCGTAACTTTGCCTGCAACCGGAATATTATAGCGTATCGTAGTAAATTTTGAAAACGGATTAGGCGAAACAGTCAAAATAAAGTTTGTGTTCTGAGTTTTGAGTTTTGTGTTATCTGTTAATATCGGCATATTTGCCATTTGAGATTTGAGATTTGACTTCGTAATTGGTGGTGTGTATCGCCAGAATTCAGAATTATTGCCACCTTTCATAGCATAGAGGCTATACTCATAAGATGCTAACGCACCACCATATTTAACTCTTCGTATTCCTGGAATTGTATCAACATAAAACCAAGTATCTAATGCAATATCATAACAACCTAAATCTTTAGTATTACCACCTTTGAAAGCATAAATTTTTCCGTCAGCAGTTGCTACTAATGCTGCGCCGTCTTTGATTTTCTTTTTTGTAGATGAGTAATTATACCCAAATTTCGCATCGGCTTTTTTCACCCAAGTATCGGGAGTATAAGCATAGAAATGATAAGTATTGCCACCAACAAACGCATAGATTGTATCATTCAGCGCGACTAAACATGCACCGCCTTTA of the candidate division WOR-3 bacterium genome contains:
- a CDS encoding Mut7-C RNAse domain-containing protein; this encodes MKFLVDFMLGKLARELRMLGFDVKYIQPNSPLVLLQIAKTENRTILSRNTKLKDYPEVLFIESEIPHEQIKRVLKQFNLEKEIRPFSRCIVCNELLQSIDKPEVKGRVPFFVFQTQKDFSVCPQCQKIYWRGSHWKNMQQRIKKILK
- a CDS encoding peptidoglycan DD-metalloendopeptidase family protein; the protein is MKRMVEIIITPLYKKKHYQHRFSLFEIRLILIGLGILVIFAILGIYLLHYTNQQNLTIRYLYNRNIQLENENKKVVELQKRLNDLELERAKIARMLGADKNPPPIDLSSLEENYQPYRTPEKQISPIKFQNAPTTGYIISRRFSSTHQGIDLATQLGMPVFAVGYGVVEAVGYDTFYGNYIKLDHGDGYKTFYGHLYKTVKNKNEPVNPGEIIGYVGTSGKSTAPHLHFEIIKFTGNKIENLDPEKALKSIIR
- a CDS encoding ParB/RepB/Spo0J family partition protein — its product is MKKVLGKGISALIPQVSEKPIAEPNEVNYLPINEILPNPYQPRENPEEDLSDLITSIKEKGILQPIIVRTRRQVSSDQITYELVVGERRLRAARAAGLTEIPTIVKEISETEMLEWALIENIQRTDLNPIEEARGYKRLVEDFGMTHEMIAEKVGKDRSTITNALRLLTLPDSVQNYLRQGKITTGHARALLALSERKAQEMLCERIVREGLSVRQVEELCYPQKKSRVRTAKTSATIREKDIHITDIEEKLQEYLRTRVRINKTAQKGTVVIEFYSDDDLTRLVKLIMGERQAF
- a CDS encoding AAA family ATPase, translating into MAESMNAPALIIGIANQKGGVGKTTTAINFCSALAQEEHKVLLVDIDPQAHSTSGLGVARNSVKLSVYDILIDANKAKDACININPNFDLLPSSIALAGAEVELVNLFGREMRLKQALDTLRDSYSFIIIDCPPSLGLITINGLVAADRIIIPVQCEYYALEGIVRLLETINLVKKSLNHNLEIEGVVLTMYSKHLNLSQQVAEEVRKFFADKVYETTIPRSVRLAEAPSFGKSIFQYDNNSSAATAYRNLVQEFLTRMSAHMKNNNPTNISTVCKPEG